One segment of Clarias gariepinus isolate MV-2021 ecotype Netherlands chromosome 6, CGAR_prim_01v2, whole genome shotgun sequence DNA contains the following:
- the insl5a gene encoding insulin-like 5a: protein MRANYRLPLVPLLLLWAVCSVVQVQAEVKAVKLCGREFIRAVVYTCGGSRWRRLLTPENDALSLAEQSSTEELSESTRSDLSTRDLNPMMTAICCQVGCRKNDLSLLC, encoded by the exons ATGAGAGCGAATTATCGGTTGCCTCTGGTGCCGTTGTTGCTGCTGTGGGCTGTTTGCAGCGTGGTGCAGGTGCAGGCGGAGGTCAAGGCGGTCAAGCTCTGTGGACGTGAATTCATCCGGGCCGTGGTCTACACCTGTGGAGGCTCCAGGTGGAGAAGGCTGCTTACACCGGAAAATGATG CGCTTTCCCTTGCGGAGCAGAGCAGTACCGAGGAGCTGAGTGAGAGCACAAGGTCTGATCTGTCAACCCGAGACCTGAACCCTATGATGACCGCTATATGCTGTCAGGTGGGCTGCAGAAAGAACGACCTGTCCCTCTTGTGCTAA